A section of the Methanosarcina mazei S-6 genome encodes:
- a CDS encoding DUF927 domain-containing protein encodes MWEEPGIEVPHSCSNFPAATDLQSGWVLSMENEENVCFDIEPEEEQAVLTIDQKLQNTLKLLKPEMDYFEKTRIAKSFIENCLINEEFSDSDADSYIKLKLAKELGFEGRDGSKAVTIILNRYKDLALAKMSTRKTKVQKPVQKIITSSMSSDIVNDIIMKWEDYVYPYDYSVKNGKVVKTADQTNYKTMEVETIDKEVSLTPFILCGKSVGEKKYYKIRYELNDSYNEFVVPMEDLLDNNTMQRVLTSHGINIPASLKFEANDYIGAFIHQLGNNLKTISVTVQNGWNEDFSVFAIGNNGITKDGIIPIVSLVDSEKHIKPFVQKGNSECWKEGVTPVLSNPKPRFLFYHGMSSALIRILGVEQDIVDVVGNTSTGKSGSIAVVSSAIGNPSVKPDGYALEVGNSDNPLMAHAAGLRDMPVIFEEATGEEKRKAVIKAAYNIANGVDKTRSQKNGKVRNDVLEIRSNVLISCEQPISEEVKTAGGKQRIKDLKNVLEDSIPNGEMIDRTKKIIFNNYGFFFPLYIQKIMFDIPRVRALYEQANERITKDFGNIPKECAATANRSRNVFAAKLVAGYLCEELFREIGISAKTEQETEDLVNEMFKECVLNNPVELDYVKAIRVILAWRAATDEFVKTDDVNYSKEKSGEETEKELKIIGTKFTAKMNSAGLSNSVLSDFHKKGISDSEYFKSVKINGKSCAAIKLNIKKMESIISEYESKDPLALFEEGEETDNKPIMRNPDPTIQMRYEKIIKYLKFMKEDMEIKSVDSISLEMALKFEVTDYLNILVKHSRVKKTPTGEFYI; translated from the coding sequence GTGTGGGAAGAGCCAGGAATTGAAGTACCACATAGTTGCAGCAATTTTCCAGCAGCAACAGATTTGCAGAGTGGGTGGGTGTTGAGCATGGAAAACGAAGAAAATGTTTGCTTTGATATCGAGCCTGAAGAAGAGCAGGCAGTACTTACTATTGATCAGAAATTACAGAACACTTTAAAACTGTTAAAACCTGAAATGGATTACTTTGAGAAAACGAGAATAGCTAAAAGCTTTATTGAAAACTGCTTAATTAATGAAGAATTTAGCGACTCTGATGCTGATTCATACATAAAACTTAAACTAGCTAAAGAATTAGGGTTTGAAGGTAGAGATGGTAGTAAGGCTGTGACTATTATCTTGAACAGATACAAAGATCTAGCACTTGCAAAGATGAGCACAAGGAAAACTAAAGTACAGAAACCTGTACAAAAAATTATAACAAGCTCTATGAGTTCTGATATTGTCAATGACATAATCATGAAATGGGAAGATTATGTTTACCCTTATGATTACAGCGTAAAGAACGGAAAAGTAGTAAAAACTGCAGATCAAACGAACTACAAAACTATGGAAGTTGAAACAATTGATAAAGAAGTTTCACTTACTCCATTTATTCTATGCGGTAAATCTGTAGGAGAAAAGAAGTATTATAAAATAAGATACGAGCTTAACGATTCCTATAATGAATTTGTTGTACCAATGGAAGACTTATTAGATAACAATACTATGCAGAGAGTATTAACAAGTCATGGCATTAATATACCAGCTAGTTTAAAGTTTGAGGCTAATGATTATATAGGTGCTTTTATCCACCAATTAGGAAATAATCTAAAAACAATATCTGTGACGGTGCAGAATGGATGGAATGAGGACTTTAGTGTTTTTGCTATCGGTAACAATGGTATTACAAAAGATGGAATAATACCTATAGTGAGCTTAGTAGACTCTGAAAAACACATAAAGCCATTTGTTCAAAAAGGTAACTCTGAATGCTGGAAAGAAGGTGTAACGCCTGTACTTAGTAATCCAAAGCCTAGGTTTTTATTTTACCATGGCATGAGTTCAGCACTTATCAGGATATTAGGAGTAGAACAGGATATTGTTGATGTAGTAGGTAATACCTCAACAGGTAAATCTGGTTCTATTGCTGTAGTCTCTAGTGCGATAGGTAACCCTTCAGTGAAACCTGATGGATACGCTTTAGAAGTCGGTAACTCAGACAATCCTCTTATGGCTCATGCTGCGGGATTAAGAGATATGCCTGTAATTTTTGAAGAGGCAACAGGTGAAGAAAAGAGAAAAGCAGTTATTAAGGCAGCCTATAACATTGCAAACGGTGTTGACAAAACAAGATCACAGAAGAACGGTAAAGTCCGAAATGATGTATTAGAAATTAGATCTAATGTTCTTATATCCTGCGAACAACCTATATCTGAAGAGGTTAAGACTGCAGGCGGAAAGCAGAGAATTAAAGATTTAAAGAATGTATTAGAAGACTCAATACCAAATGGTGAAATGATAGACAGGACTAAAAAAATTATATTTAATAATTATGGATTCTTCTTTCCGCTTTACATTCAAAAAATAATGTTTGATATTCCAAGAGTCAGAGCATTATATGAGCAGGCTAATGAAAGAATTACTAAAGATTTTGGTAATATTCCAAAAGAGTGTGCAGCAACAGCTAACAGAAGTAGAAACGTATTTGCAGCAAAATTAGTTGCCGGATATCTTTGTGAGGAATTATTCAGAGAAATAGGAATCTCTGCAAAGACAGAACAAGAAACAGAAGATCTTGTAAATGAAATGTTTAAAGAATGTGTCTTAAACAATCCTGTAGAGCTTGATTATGTGAAAGCTATTAGAGTAATATTAGCTTGGAGAGCTGCAACAGATGAATTTGTAAAAACAGATGATGTAAATTACTCTAAGGAGAAATCAGGCGAAGAAACAGAAAAGGAATTAAAAATCATTGGTACTAAATTTACAGCTAAAATGAATAGTGCAGGATTATCAAATAGTGTATTAAGTGATTTCCATAAAAAAGGAATCTCAGACAGCGAATACTTTAAAAGCGTAAAAATAAATGGTAAATCCTGTGCAGCTATAAAACTCAATATTAAGAAAATGGAAAGTATCATATCAGAATATGAAAGTAAAGATCCTCTAGCCTTATTTGAAGAAGGAGAAGAAACAGATAATAAACCAATTATGAGAAATCCTGATCCAACTATTCAAATGAGGTATGAGAAAATTATAAAGTACCTTAAATTCATGAAAGAAGACATGGAAATTAAATCAGTAGACTCAATTTCATTAGAAATGGCTTTAAAATTTGAAGTCACAGATTATTTAAATATCTTAGTTAAACATTCAAGAGTAAAGAAAACACCAACAGGAGAATTTTATATTTAA
- a CDS encoding ABC-three component system protein codes for MNFKYPLYNLNDEEFEKLVALICNKILGTGTIVFSAGKDGGRDAKFTGTANRYPSEASPWSGRFIIQAKHTIKPVASCSDSEFETILRKECISIRNLKNSGKIDYYLMFTNRKLSGLQDPKIEDFVSETVGVPNSLIGDETIQLWLEINPQIAKILNLSRLFLPITFYEKDLQDIVVAFSEVKFSNAELMAKKNALKRISIEEKNMLNKLSKDYFDEVFKKSYSDFNRISLFLEDPVNYEYKLKYENTVNDIQEEIILNRDNYALFDQVLNDLYKSTLDNNNGKLLLNRNLLRVFLHYMYYNCDIGKNGGT; via the coding sequence ATGAATTTTAAATATCCTTTATATAACCTCAATGATGAAGAATTTGAGAAATTAGTAGCTTTAATTTGCAATAAAATATTGGGCACAGGTACTATTGTATTTTCAGCTGGTAAAGACGGTGGAAGAGATGCCAAATTTACTGGAACAGCTAACAGATATCCAAGTGAGGCAAGTCCTTGGAGTGGAAGATTTATAATTCAAGCCAAGCATACTATAAAACCAGTAGCTAGTTGTAGTGATAGCGAATTTGAAACAATTCTTAGAAAAGAATGTATTTCTATAAGAAACTTAAAAAATTCTGGAAAAATAGATTATTATTTAATGTTTACTAACAGAAAACTTTCTGGACTTCAAGACCCTAAAATCGAGGATTTCGTTTCTGAAACTGTAGGTGTTCCTAATTCTCTTATAGGTGATGAGACTATACAACTTTGGTTAGAAATCAATCCTCAAATCGCAAAGATACTTAACTTAAGTCGGCTGTTCTTGCCTATTACTTTTTACGAAAAAGACTTGCAGGATATTGTTGTTGCTTTTTCTGAAGTAAAATTCTCCAATGCAGAACTGATGGCTAAAAAAAATGCTTTAAAAAGAATTTCTATTGAAGAGAAAAACATGTTAAACAAACTATCTAAAGATTATTTTGACGAAGTCTTTAAAAAATCATATTCAGATTTCAATCGAATTTCTTTATTCCTTGAGGACCCTGTTAATTATGAATATAAATTAAAATATGAAAATACAGTAAATGACATCCAAGAAGAAATTATATTAAACAGGGATAATTACGCTTTATTTGATCAGGTACTAAATGATTTATATAAATCGACACTTGATAATAATAACGGTAAGCTGTTATTAAACAGAAATCTTTTACGGGTCTTTCTACATTATATGTACTATAATTGTGATATCGGAAAAAATGGAGGAACCTGA
- a CDS encoding ABC-three component system middle component 6: protein MLKPDKHTNPKLSVINITGIVIENLIENEIMSYDELLNKLISETSENVKDMFVYSLCFLHLLN from the coding sequence ATGCTGAAACCGGATAAACACACAAATCCCAAATTATCTGTTATCAACATTACAGGTATTGTAATTGAGAATCTCATTGAAAATGAAATTATGAGTTATGATGAACTCCTAAACAAGTTGATTTCTGAAACATCTGAAAATGTAAAAGATATGTTTGTCTATTCTTTATGCTTCCTCCATTTATTGAATTAA